The Pungitius pungitius chromosome 15, fPunPun2.1, whole genome shotgun sequence nucleotide sequence GTTCTTATTCCGCATCTTTGTGAAACGGCATGTAGAGCTCTGACGGTTTGCCCTTGTCATAACTATttggtgtctttttgtttcagaaaaataTGCCCAAGTTCAACAAAATCCCGTTCTACCTCCAGCCGCATTCTTCCTCGGGCGCTAAAACTCTGAAGAAGTGAGTTGACTTGTGACCTCTGGCATTGTGGTGCCTTTTGCTAAACGTGACTGAGCTCACTTAACCTGCTGCGTGTTCCTCAGGGATCGCCTCTCGGCCAGTGACATGCTCCAGGTGAGGAAGGTGATGGAGCATGTCTACGAGAAGATCATCAACCTGGACAACGAGTCGCAGACCACCAGCTCCTCGGCCAACGACAAGCCGggggagcaggagaaggaggaggacatggCCATGCTGGCGGAGGAGAAGATCGAACTAATGTGTCAAGACCAGGTGAGCCCACCCCCCAAATGTCTATGAGCATGCCTCATGCACCTGGTTGTTGCACATGGTATTGACCGTTTATTTTGCTATCCCCTAAACAGGTTCTGGATCCTAATATGGACCTGCGAACAGTTAAACATTTCATCTGGAAGAGCGGAGGAGACTTGACGCTTCACTATAGGCAGAAGTCCACGTGAAAATTCTCATTTTTAAAAGCGGGACCTCTTCGTCAATTGCCAATCACCATTCATCTCTGACATGTAGTACCCTAAATCCCATTGTGTGGTCAGGAGTCACAGAATCAATGAGAATCCAGTCAAAATTGTGACCACTAAGGGACCAGGATGGGCCGGAGCAGCCGAGTGACACCCGGGAGTCAAGTGGTCCCtagtcctgtttttctttttttaacagttgaTAAAATGACTCTTTTCTCCAGCActctacttttcttttctttttactttgacTCCTCGGTTTGTTTCAATTGGCGTTTAATGGTGAAGCAACAAACGTTacaatatgtttgtgtgtgtatatacacacacacacacacacggatgtaGTAGAGTGTATTTGTTCTAGTACATTCCAGAAACTGTCCCGTGTTCTACAAACACGTCTCAGCCCAGCAGGATCACCAGTTTCAGGGTACGCTCTGTCTGTGAGTAGCGTCACACCCCTTTTTAAAGCAATCTTGTGCTGTTCAGCCGCCATCTTAACTTGTACTTAACTTAGAAGTCAAATTTATTGCAGAGATTGAACCTCGTTGACAGAAACACATATTTTTAGCTGTGCGGTCCTCAATGGGTCTGAATGTTCTTTGTTATGTAAATgtccagtttttattttatttaagtggcttggtttttgggggttttgcagTTGTACAGTTAACTTCaaaaccaactttttttttccctaaatCCCTGGAGCACATTCATGGTCATGACGGTCTTCTGACTTTGATCTCTAAAATATTCACTACAGCTCAGAAATTGCATTTTAGTCTTTAAGAATGTTAGTAGTTGTCAGTCATTTTAGAAATTATGAATAAGATACCTTTAATTTATATCATGCTTACCTGCTCTGTGCTTGGGTCATGACTGATACCAATGAGGGCCGTCCTTAAGGTatatttcatttagatttaattCATGTCCATCCCAAGTGGTCAAATTCACCAAACAACTGATGGGTACAATAATTAGGCTAAAACACTGCAATATCCCTTGTAATCATTTgtgaaatatgtatattttaggCATTCAAAGAAATAAATTGGAATGGTTTAACTGATTATAAATGGATGTTTCTTGAGTTGTAATAAGTCTGGCTGAGTAAAATAAGAAACAGGgggcaatttctttttttctttttttagttgatTGATATGATTGTTTACCACCAACAATTCACCCATTTCACATTCATCAAAAAACTACACTCATTCCTAATAAAACATACAATTGGTAAAATatatgcaaaatatattttccattattttatACACAAGCACCTACTTAGACATGGAAGTCCCCTAGTAGGACAAAGGAAACAATCTACAGCAGTGTTGCGGTTAAGAGACTTGTGACACAATAGATGACAGATGTCGTCCGAGTTCACACATCACTTGCCAGCTCACTGCTGTAATGTTGCATAGGTTGCAAAATTAAACTAAGTCTAAATAGTGTTGAATGTGACATAATTATGATAAACtgtaaaattatttttcaaacgTCACATACTGATTGGctgaataaatcaaatcaaaaaacgTAAAAGGAATGTGGGCTCATTAATTCTATAATTAAAAACGTGCACTGCCTGCAGGCGGTACAAGTGGACAACTATCGCCCTTAGACCAATACTTATAAATCCAATACAGAGGCCATAGACTACAAAGATATTTTTAAAAGCTCTAATAAAGGGGATCATCAAGACCAGCTGATCTGGACTGACAGCCTGCTTGGATAGTGTTACCTTGTCGAGGTGCAGCTGTGCTCCGCTGTACCAAATGTTTGTCTTTGGAAGCGTTCAAGTATTCATCACACTAAAAAAGGTCTTGTAACCAGTGTGATCTAATTTGGCACCaagcatgaaaaaaatgttttgacattAGAACCATCTTGGTGAGTAAATAAGCAGTTAAACtgacattaaaagaaatattcCTACAGTGCCTAACTGTTTACCAGTTAATATGCTAATGCTGTAGATGGTTTCTGTAGTGTAACAAACCGGTACGCCTATCGTGAAAAGGATAAAATCAGAGAGCCTTTACCTCCTTTTGTCCAGTATATCGTACggtgttcctttaaaaaaaacagtgattgTCAAGTTCACTCTACACCTCTGCACGGCCTGATGCGAGCTCACTCGACAGGTGGCTCCTCCTCGTGGCTGCAGTGGTGGGCGACATCCAGAGGCTCTGCAGGCTCCTCCGCCGGCCATGTGGCGTTCTCGACAGAAAGGCCAGGGGCCTCGGCAGCAGGAGGCTCTGGGGGTCGGGATGAGTCACGCGTGGGCGGACTTTGGCTGTCGCTAGGGTCACACTGAGGGCCGGGTGGGTCTGTGGATTCTGTGATCAGGTGAGACAGTTCAGCTGGCGGCACGCCCGAATCAGACAAAGTGTCCGTGGAAGCGTGCTCCTCGGCAGTCTGGGAGCTCAACTCTTGTGGCTCAGTCTGACTGTCCACTGACGACGAAAGCAGCACgctgtcctccagctcctctgcaCGCCGGGAAATACAAAACATTCAGTCCGTGTTCCTTTTACTAGATTTATAAATGAAAAGCTATGGCACATTTTCATTAATGGCTGCTGTCCTAACTTACCAACACCAGAGAtatctccttccttctcctcatgcATAGTCAGAAAAGTGTTGGTCATGTCGATGGACGACATGGACAGATCCAATCTGTCCGTCAGATTTGCGGATTCAGGGTTTGTCGCTGCCACTTTTGACCTTGAGAaacctgaaaaaataaaatgaatccaaTTGGATGCTGAGCGGACAACATGTATATGTGATGTATCATCATCCTTATCAGTGCATGTATGGGCTGACCGGGGTCCATGACTCTCTGAATGGGGGGAGGTAGAGGAGCTTCCTGGAGGGTGACATGCTCATGGTCTAACACATCCACACTTTGACTGGAAGGTGCCATCAATGGtgcctgggaaaaaaaaggtggcaGACATGAGCCCTACTACTGCTACAAAAAGTTTAATATAATGTAACGTCAGGGAATCAACGTGGTTgttgaggaaaaataaaaccatctcTGACTGCCTTTGAATGagcagcaacaaaaataaatggaatgTTGCTGAAACAATAAGTCAACACGCtgataaaataaatcatgttttctGTGGCCATTTGAACATTTAACAAGTTTTCTCAAACGTGTCCTTCTATTCATTTTTCTTGACATTTCATTGACttgaggatgaggatgtggatTCAGATTCACCTGTGTGAAGCCGTGGGCAGGAGGCTCTGGAAAGGGCTCCTCCTCAGGAGCAGGTGTGTGATGCTTTCTCGTGGAAACATCAGGTAGTGCTGGGATTCGGTGCAAGTAGCCATAACCAATGCCACAGCCCAAACTAAGACCCAACAACGAACACCATTAAAAACGTGtcccacaaaagaaaaaaagaaaaaactcctTGTGCCTGTGTATTGCCACGTACCTGCCCTCTCCACCCCACGCCCCGTTTGGTGTGACCACCACCTCTCTGCAGGCATCGGTTTCTGTGTTGTACACCAGCAGCTTCAGGGGCTTCCCTTCATGGGCCTCAATCAGCGAAAAGAAGTCTTCCGACTGGAAATCAGTAACTTGGCGTTAACTACAAATCAGCTGTGAAAGATTTCtcgcattttatttttatttttaaatctgacAAATTATCAAACGTTTTGCAAAATACATCCGAGCCGAATGTCTGCATTAAAGCATTGTATACAAATGAGTCTTACATCTTGCAACACTTGATCTGCTCCGACGATGTAGTCACTGTGTGACTGAAGCTCTGCTAAGGCAGCAGGGGACCTTGCTTCCACGTCCTACAGGATATAAACAGGAGTTGGCAAAGTGAAGATACAGCTATGATGGGATAATGATTGTAGAAGTTCAAATCAGAgctggtttgttttttgttccttATGAAGAAACTCACCAGAACGTGCCAGACATTCTCATTGGCTCCATAGTAGCTGCAGAAGCGAACACTGGCCCCTAGCAGGCCCTGTCCTCCCCACAGGCTACTGGGCATCACCTCCAGCTCACGGAGCCTCGTGGTTTTAGTGCTGTACACCTGCATCATCACCGCTCTATCCATGTTGGCTTTCAGAACGTCCTTCAGCAGGTCACTTTCTTCATTCTGGTGAAGGAGGGAGGATTCACAACAGTAAGATCAAGAGGGAACTTTTTTATAAAGATcctatacaggtgaaactcgaaaaattagaatatcgggcaaaagttcatttatttcagtaattcaacttaaccgtctaccaggacattttagagcacttcatgcttccttcagcagacaagctttatggagatgctgacttcattttccagcaggacttggcaccaacccacactgccaaaaaaattctgagattttgaatttggggttttcataagctgtatgccataatcatccaaaatgatatcaaataaaggcttgaaatatcttactttgcttgtaatgagtctatataatatatattataatgtatTAGTTCAttaactcgttcatattttgggcgaacgtgaactgaacgtactgtattaatgcccgatgaatgttactgtgaactcattcattctggtgtctatgaacggcgcgttctttcaggttaacgttgttcaatggggtgccagatgtctgtagaaaacacaccgtaaacgcgccttaataaatTGCAGAAAAAGCACCCAATCTgacaacaccagccaccagtgtcgcaccgcgcatgcatCATCAAAAAATGCATGCATggatggaggcgacagctgcatgtagcaaagaggcggcgtataataatttttaaaaatgtatgacgTTACTGACAAGgttggtgaggatgggaggaatctgacctttctttgcaaacatttgcaccttaatgataacagtcctgtttttattccttatttaaaaaagaccattcaagcagcatgtgtttgagaatgtactgtaggggtgaacgctgcagctgctgctagtgtggagtgaatggacagcaacattaaagcaacaaaggggaaatgctgtcccctcaatgctgatgtaaaccctggttggataaggattcaaaattggatatgaagattaaatttGATGCATAGATAAAATAAtttctgtctgtggttctatatgggctgtggcaataattcaataatttagaaaaataatagctcgcagAAACGTATGGAAAATATGAAcggaactagttcattttaaaatttgtgaactaaactttgagctagttcatgtagaaagtgaactttcccaacactgttaGTTTCACCTTCAcctaagttgaattactgaaataaattaacttttgcacaatattcaaatttttcgagtttcacctgtatgtctATGCACTCTTACTGACTTATAAATATCTTACAAGTCTTTTGTTGTCCAGCGACAGAATGAAGTCAAAGAAGGGCTGCAGTCCAGCAATTTGAGCCGGGGAATTCGGCTGCACCTGTCAAAACAGATACAAGCATTTTAAAATACTGGCACTTAACAAAATGCACACTGATATTGTCTATATTgcatcataattattattaatatattgtttggaaaattaattttaaaaataatgaaatagatTTAACCCAGAGTCATTTGTCTGTAGACCAAAGGTTCGTTTAACTCACAACATTCAATACGTAACAGAGAGAAGCTTGGACCACTGACTTTGGAATTGTCGCTTAATCGATTAGTTAGTAACCCGACAAGCCATTATAtcatcaatgtaatgtaataatcaaTTACTGTATGTGTGGCACAAGGCAGGTAATCCTCATCGTCACACCTGAAGACCAGTGGCTAGCATTAGGACCGTTAATTAGCCTGTTAATACGTTGTAGCATTAGCTATCATTTAAGTGACGTTTCTATGCTACTACTAACGACTCTGATAAGAAATCTGTTGACTGCTGGAATACAAGTTACAAGCCTGAATTCAGTTATTCAATAATGACACGCTTTAATAAGAGGTTTCTGTTGCATTGGCTCAACTGGAAATAAACAGTAAACGTGGCAAGCTC carries:
- the LOC119209181 gene encoding Golgi reassembly-stacking protein 1-like gives rise to the protein MGLSQSSEVTEGGTYGYHVHGVQPNSPAQIAGLQPFFDFILSLDNKRLNEESDLLKDVLKANMDRAVMMQVYSTKTTRLRELEVMPSSLWGGQGLLGASVRFCSYYGANENVWHVLDVEARSPAALAELQSHSDYIVGADQVLQDSEDFFSLIEAHEGKPLKLLVYNTETDACREVVVTPNGAWGGEGSLGCGIGYGYLHRIPALPDVSTRKHHTPAPEEEPFPEPPAHGFTQAPLMAPSSQSVDVLDHEHVTLQEAPLPPPIQRVMDPGFSRSKVAATNPESANLTDRLDLSMSSIDMTNTFLTMHEEKEGDISGVEELEDSVLLSSSVDSQTEPQELSSQTAEEHASTDTLSDSGVPPAELSHLITESTDPPGPQCDPSDSQSPPTRDSSRPPEPPAAEAPGLSVENATWPAEEPAEPLDVAHHCSHEEEPPVE